CTCCTTCTCTATCTCTTGTTATCTCCATGCCGagaatcttcttggcttcccccaaatccttcatctcgaactctttactcaactgagccttcaatctgtcaatttcaacttggctctttgatgctatcagcatatcatcaacgtataagagtaggtagatgtaggaaccatcttgaagtctgcgcaaatacacacagtggtcgtatttgcttcttgtgtacatctgatccttcataaacttgtcaaaccgtttgtaccactgtcttgaagactgcttcaatccgtacaacgatttgttcaacttgcaaacccaattttctttaccagcaaccttgaatccctccggttgggtcatatagatttcctccttcagatcaccgtgtaaaaacgcggttttcacatcaagttgagctagctccaaattcaactgcgctaccaaagccaacaaaattctaatggaggaatgtttaacaacaggagaaaatacctcattgtaatcaattccctccTTCTGGGCGTAGCCTTTAGCTACCAATCTTGCTTTGTAGCGAACATCATTTCTGTCAGGAAATCCCTCTTTCTTTGCAAAAacccatttacatccaattgccttccTGCCTTCCGGCAATGGCATCAGCTTCCATGTCTTGTTCTTCTGAAGAGAttgcatctcttcttccaaagcacctttccaaccatcgctttctgaactttcaatagctttcaaaaagatacatggaacatcatcaacaactggaagcgcatatgctaccatatccgcaaatcgagcaggtttcttattttcccgcctcgttcgcctgactgcaattggctctgattgctgcgaaggttcttggggtggaacctcttcatcacctgactcttcttcttccataggagagtcatttgtggtgttcgtagttgggatcacaactgcttcttcgaactccacctgcttcggtgtatactccacctgctgcgaagtatcactactatttggatttaccttattcaacatggaagattcatcaaaggtaaCATCCCTACTTACAATCGTCTTCTTAGACTCTAAACACCATAACCGATATCATTTAACACCAGCACTGAAACCCATAAACAAATCCTTCTTTGCACGTGGATCCAATTTTGACTCAGtcacatgataatatgcaatagaaccaaaaatacgcaaagaatcataatcagttgcaggtttaccggaccatacctctaaaggagtcttgccatcaatggcagaacatggcaaacgattgacaatgtgttgagcgTATGTGATGGCCTTAGCCCAAAATTTCCTGTCTAGCCCAGCATTAGACAGCATACAACGAACTTTCTCCACTAGTGTTCGATTCATACGCTCTGAcactccattctgctgtggtgtatgtctcactgtgaagtgccgaactatgccacactcctggcatacatcttggaaaggatcactcttgtattctccaccgttgtctgatcggagaaccttgatctttctccccatctgattttcaacttgagctttccatttcagaaaaatcccaaggacttcatttttgctcttcatagtgtacacccaaactctcctggaaaaatcatcaacaaaagtgacaaaatagtgtctaccttcaagtgacggagtcttggcaggtccccacacatcTGAGTGCACGTAATCCAGAATTCCCTTCGTATTATGGATTGCAGTGCCAAATTTCACTCTTCGATGATTTCCCAGAACACAATGCtcgcaaaactctaatttgcaagACTTCGTACCTTTCAATAATCCTTGCTTGGCGAGAATTTGCAATGATCTCTCACCAGCATGTCCCAATAGCAAATGCCAAAGCTTTGTCGCCTCTGTATCCTTCTTATTACTCGAAGTTGCAGTTGCTACTGTCCCAACAACTGTACTACCTTGGtagtaatacaaattgttcttcctcacacctttcagcatcaccaatgctcctgaagttgctttaagaattccatctcgcatcatcacaactaggcctttagattctagggcccccaatgagatgagattcttcttcaactggggcacgtaccgcacatccttcaaaattctagtggatccatcctgattccgtagcttgattgagcctatcccgactgtcttacatggactgtcattccccatgtaaacaagtccgccattgagttcttcgaaatcaaagaaccactccctgatgggacacatatgataggtgcaacctgaatccaatatccactcgtctggatgcgatgttgaaggtgaaaccgtcaaagaacaatctgactccgcatcatttttgcattcagcaacatttgcatcttgcgaagccttttctttcttcttcaactttgggcagtctttcttccaatgtcctttctcataacagaaagcacactcatctttggcaactcgccttttcgatttggaccttcctcttctctcctttgatcggccttgttgacgacctcttgccactaatgcttcatctgtaactgctttgcctttcattttatctgcctttcgcaattcatgactatacaaagcagaacatacagtatctaaagacacattctctttaccgtggagtaatgtggtctccagatgttcaaattcatcaggtagagacgacaacaacatcaatgcCAGATCCTCATCCTCAAATTTCACATCTAAATTTAGCAGGTCTGCTACTAATTGGTTAAACAAAGTAATGTGTTCATTCATAGTGGCACCTGATCGGTATTCGAATCGgaacaaccttttcttcataaggagcttattctgaccactcttcttcagaaatttgtcctccagtgtcttccacaatctatgtgcagaagtctcattcttgacagcatacttctgctccctggatagacacgaccgaattgttccacaagctaaccgatttatggtactccaatctttatcatctatatcttctggtttcttttcttcaatggcaATTTCAAGACCTTGCTGGAAAAGAGAGTCTAAAACCTCCCCctgccacataccaaaatggtcagtaccgtcaaatatctccaccgtcaatttcatatttgacagtggaaacctcgaccacgatgacgaagaactagccttgttttcttgatcattacccgccattacagactcaaaataaagtattcaatattacaaacaaatagaaccaaggacgaaccttggctctgataccacttgttgagaaaaccgggtaattttctctcaaatagtgaaatgaaccgattcagtaatttcagagttaacccaatggggtctactcgataaaattacttctccaaataaattctttggaaagactggcgaggacactgtccctcttaaataccagattcctaacagaatttatcagtcggtgtatttatcacaatataaaaacacccaaaagaaccgtacaaaacactactaccaaaacccgcaaataatattgaatacaatactactacagaaaataaacccagaaataaatgcggaacaaaatagataataaagaaagaacacacccggaactttgataacggagttcggccaaattgcctacgtctccgagcaccctctgcagagcccacttatatatttaaatggagAAGAGTACAATTTGGGATGTTTTACAAATGAGGGGGGAGTTCCTTTTATAAGGCAACTTACCACCCCCAACTATTAACtcccaccgatgtgggaattgaaatttgtcaaatttcaacAGATTCTTTATTGTGTATTTATGTTCTTCATCATATTCTTCCTACCTTCATATATTTTTGCGTTCTATGCAATTATCTATTGTTTCACATCGGAAGTTGACGTTCTATTCAAGCGCGTGGTTGTTTGTCGGTGAGTTTTCTCACTGCGAGAAAATTGCTTATTTTTTCTAGTTTGGCAGATTCTAGCTGATTTTTTCTcactataaaaatgaaaatggacaGATTCATTCATCTTTTCCTTCATTTCATATAGTTTTATGTACACTGATGGTTGGCCAGATTCTAGGTTGATATATTTGTTTCCGTATgatgactttttttttatctgtgTTGATATATTGTTAGTCTTTTACGTTGCTTTCTTGATACATTGATATTTGTCCTTAATCGTATATAGTACTCATGTTTTTAAATTTACTGTCAGGCAGTTATGGTCATACCCGAATGCAAAGACGGTTTGAAGCCTGTTGTTGGCATGGTCTTTAAATCAATTGAAGATGCACGTTCGTTCTATGCTGAATATGCTCGAGATGCAGGTTTTGAGACTCGGAAATTCAGTCACAAAGCATCGGGGGATGTTTTTACGTGGCTGTATATGGTGTGCAGTAGGGAGGGTATAAAGAGGACACGAGAATTTGATGCAGTTAATGCTCGACAAGGTTTTGCAAACAGACGTAGACGTGGATCAAAGAGATGTGGATGCAATGCAAAGTTAACGTTCAAGTTTGTCTCCGAAGGTGGGGTTGCTTGGTATGTTGTTCACTACTTTATTGAGGAGCACAACCACTCTATGGTGGAGGATCAACATAAGCGCTACATGAAATCGAATCGTCGACTAGATCAACTACATTCGAAATTCATTGACGATTGTATGAAAGCCAACATTGGTCCCACAATGACATTTAATCTATTAAGAGAGGTGTTGGGCGGATATGATTCGGTTGGTTGCACCGTAACGGACATCAGGAATTGTGTTCGTGACATGAAAGAACATCTGAAAGAGGTTGATGCTCAATTGATTCTGAATAAAATGAGTAAGAAGAAAGAATCATGCCCAGGCTTTCACTATGTGTTCGAGGTAGACTCCAATAACAAATTGACAAGGTTATTTTGGTGCGATGTTGTGTCAAGAAAAAATTACCATATGTTTGGCGATGTGGTTGCGTTCGATACTACGTACTCGACTAACAGGTCGACCCCACCCTCACATTTTGTTTATGTTATGTACATATGTCACTACTCCATTTTATTCCTTGATTTTGCATATATGCACTACtgcatttataattataataccGTTCGCATTGACTTTACTTCAATTGTACTGATTTTGTTTTGAACATGAAGGTACTGTATGATATTTGGTCCTTTCACGGGTAAAGACAATCATGGTTGCCCTGTAACCTTTGCGGCTGGATTTTTATCCAATGAGAGTAACGAATCATTTTCATGGTTATTCAAGCAGCTTGTTGAATGCATGGGTGTAGCCCCTAAAATGATAATTACATATCAGGATCGGGGCATGAGACTTGCTATTGAACTAGTGTTGCCAGATACAAGACACCGGTGGTGTATGTGGCACATTATGCTCAAACTTGCGGATAAAGTACCTAAACAACTTCATGCGGATGAGTCTTTTAAGAAAGATTTGAATGCTTGTGTTTGGTCTGAATTGTTGGAACCTGCTGAATTTGAGGAATCGTGGAATAATGTAATCACACAATATGGTTTGGAAAATGTGCCATGGTTCAAGACAATGTTTGAAGATAGAACATTTTGGATTCCTGCGTACTTTAGAGATTTTCCAATGGCCTCTTTATTGAAGACAACATCAATATCTGAAGCAGAGAATAGCTTCTTCAAAAGGTACTCAAAACCTCAATTCTATTTTGCTGAATTCGTTATGCAGTACGATAAAGCGTTAGATGCTCAAAGGAATAAGTCAGAGAGACTCGATTATTTCGATTCCACAATTGTTCCAATACTTGCAACAGAATTACCATTCGAGGAACATGCGGCTACAATTTATACCGACAAAATGTTTAAAGATGTTCAGGCTGAAATTGTTGAGGCTTATCATAGCTGTAACATGGTTGATATGTCAGTTCAGTCAAGCAACAAAGTTTACAGAGTATCAGACGGTAGTCGCAATACCTTTAACGTCAACCATGAAGTTGGAGCTGAGGTGTATAGTTGTGAATGCAAGTTGTACTCAAGGCTTGGTATTTTATGCAGTCacatattttttgttttcaaaaatactAATGTGCAGCAAATTCCTGAGCAATATTTTGGATCACGATGGCTGAAGAGGCCCTTACTAAAGGCCGTACATGGTTTTCCAAGACACGAG
This genomic interval from Salvia splendens isolate huo1 chromosome 13, SspV2, whole genome shotgun sequence contains the following:
- the LOC121760884 gene encoding protein FAR1-RELATED SEQUENCE 5-like; protein product: MVIPECKDGLKPVVGMVFKSIEDARSFYAEYARDAGFETRKFSHKASGDVFTWLYMVCSREGIKRTREFDAVNARQGFANRRRRGSKRCGCNAKLTFKFVSEGGVAWYVVHYFIEEHNHSMVEDQHKRYMKSNRRLDQLHSKFIDDCMKANIGPTMTFNLLREVLGGYDSVGCTVTDIRNCVRDMKEHLKEVDAQLILNKMSKKKESCPGFHYVFEVDSNNKLTRYCMIFGPFTGKDNHGCPVTFAAGFLSNESNESFSWLFKQLVECMGVAPKMIITYQDRGMRLAIELVLPDTRHRWCMWHIMLKLADKVPKQLHADESFKKDLNACVWSELLEPAEFEESWNNVITQYGLENVPWFKTMFEDRTFWIPAYFRDFPMASLLKTTSISEAENSFFKRYSKPQFYFAEFVMQYDKALDAQRNKSERLDYFDSTIVPILATELPFEEHAATIYTDKMFKDVQAEIVEAYHSCNMVDMSVQSSNKVYRVSDGSRNTFNVNHEVGAEQIPEQYFGSRWLKRPLLKAVHGFPRHEFEMTGAPEVDAKRNAITKMHKTYYRLAQKAESHINDVNALITGMERLGLELFGDEGLEVPSLDKGKRIENVFGDPIPDAINVRPPDTVHTKGSGSRKVSRKEGAIRQMHKPLRRCKKCRELVRHDSRNCGKEKEKNKNK